In Candidatus Angelobacter sp., the genomic stretch CTATGTCGGACTCGGTGTTTGCGCTCACGATAACAACGCGCTGGAGAAGGCCAGTTTCTCGAATGTCGAAATCACCTCCGGAAAATCGAACTCTGCCGACAAGCCCGTTCTCGAAAGCACGCTGGAAACGATTGCCATCGCGTCGAAGGATCGACGGGTTGTTTTTCACACACGTGACCACATCGAGGCACCCAACTGGTCGCGCGACGGAAATTTCCTTCTGTTCAACCGGGCGGGGCACATCTGCAAATTACCTGTCGATGGTGGCGAACCGCAATTGCTCGACACCGGTTTCGCCACACGGTGCAACAACGATCACGGTCTATCGCCCGACGGCACGCAACTCGCCATCAGCGACCAGTCGCAGGAGCGGAAATCCCTCATCTACGTGCTGCCGGCCGGAGGGGGCACACCGCGCCGCATCACCAAACTCGGCCCGTCCTACTGGCATGGCTGGTCGCCCGACGGCAAGACGCTGGCCTTCTGCGGTGAACGCAACGGCGAGTTCGACATCTACACAATTCCGGCAGCCGGCGGTGAGGAAAAGCGGCTGACCACTGCGACGGGTTTGGACGACGGTCCCGATTATTCGCCTGACGGACAATACATCTACTTCAATTCGGAGCGTACGGGCCGTATGCAGATCTGGCGAATGAAGGCTGACGGCAGCGATCAACGACAGATCACGTCCGACGACGGCAACAACTGGTTTCCCCACCCATCGCCTGACGGAAAATGGATCGCCTTTTTAACCTACGAAAGCGACGTGAAGGGCCATCCCGAGAACAAGGACGTGATGCTCCGGCTCATGCCTGCGGGTGGCGGCGAGATACAAGTGCTGGCCAAACTCTTTGGCGGACAGGGAACCATCAACGTGTCCTCCTGGTCGCCCGACAGTCGCAAGCTGGCTTTTGTCAGTTATCGATTGGTTGCGCCGTGATCTCGCGAGCGTAGCGCTTCGCGCTCCTCACTCCTCCACCGGCACGACCAGATTGGCCATGATGTAGTCCTTCCGCTCGGGTGTGTTCTTGCCCATGTAAAAACCGAGTATCTGCTGCGAATCAGGCTTGGGCGCGTACTCCACCTGGCTCAGCCGCATTGCCGGTCCTATGAACTGTTTGAACTCACCCGGCGAGATTTCGCCCAGGCCCTTGAACCGCGTGATCTCCGCGCTCTTGCCCATTTGCTGCGCCGCTCCGTCGCGCTCCGCTTCGCTGTAACAGTAAACCGTTTTCTCTTTGTTGCGCACGCGGAACAGCGGTGTCTCGAGCACGAACAGGTGCCCGTCATGCACCACCTGCTCGAAGAACCGGAAGAAATATGTGATCATCAGATTGCGGATGTGCAGCCCGTCCACGTCGGCGTCGGTCGCCAGGATCACCTTCTCGTAACGCAGGCCCTCGATGCTGTCCTCGATGTCCAGGCCGCGCATCAGATTGTACATCTCGTCGTTTTTATAGACGATGTCGCGCTTGAGGTCCCAGACGTTCAACGGCTTGCCCTTGAGCACAAAAATGGCCTGTGTATTCACGTCGCGACAACTGACGATGGAACCGGCCGCCGACTGCCCTTCGGTGATGAACACCATCGAGCCTTTGCCCTTGTCCTTCGACTTGTCGAAATGGACCTTGCAGTCCTTGAGCTGCGGAATGCGGATGGTGATGGCCTTGGCCCGTTCGCGCGCGAGCTTCTTCACCTCCTGCAGCTCTTTCCGGAGCTGTTTCGTGTCCTCGACCTTGGCGAGGATCTTCTCCGCAATCTCCTTGTTGCGGTTGAAAAAATGGAGCAGTTCCTCGCGCACCTTGTTGACGAGGTCGGAACGAATCTCCGTGTTGCCGAGTTTGTTTTTCGTCTGCGATTCGAAGACCGGATCCTTGAGACGGATGGACACCGCGCCGACCATGCATTCGCGCACGTCATCGCCCTCGTAACCGCCCTTGGAATGCTCGTTCACCGCTTTGAGCAGCCCCTCGCGGAACGCGCTCAAGTGGGTGCCACCGTCGGCGGTGTACTGGCCGTTGACGAACGAAAAGAACGTTTCACCGTATCGGCTGTTGGTGTGCGTGAAGCAGAACTCCAGCGTCTTGCTGGCGTAATGCAGCGGCGCATAAATCGGCTCGCTGTTGTCGGACTCCAGGTTCTCCATCAC encodes the following:
- a CDS encoding toprim domain-containing protein, with the protein product MAEKTKHNYDESKVKTLSSLEHIRLRTGMYIGRLGDGSHYDDGCYILLKEVIDNAIDEFIMGFGKEVHVGIDGTTVTVRDFGRGIPLGKVVDCVSKINTGAKYNDDVFQFSVGLNGVGTKAVNALSKEFFVRSHREGEFVEAWFKQGKLKNEKKGRANKEPDGTVIRFNPDPEIFKKIEFRPEFVERRLRHYGYLNTGLKLIYNDKTFQSRNGLLDLVMENLESDNSEPIYAPLHYASKTLEFCFTHTNSRYGETFFSFVNGQYTADGGTHLSAFREGLLKAVNEHSKGGYEGDDVRECMVGAVSIRLKDPVFESQTKNKLGNTEIRSDLVNKVREELLHFFNRNKEIAEKILAKVEDTKQLRKELQEVKKLARERAKAITIRIPQLKDCKVHFDKSKDKGKGSMVFITEGQSAAGSIVSCRDVNTQAIFVLKGKPLNVWDLKRDIVYKNDEMYNLMRGLDIEDSIEGLRYEKVILATDADVDGLHIRNLMITYFFRFFEQVVHDGHLFVLETPLFRVRNKEKTVYCYSEAERDGAAQQMGKSAEITRFKGLGEISPGEFKQFIGPAMRLSQVEYAPKPDSQQILGFYMGKNTPERKDYIMANLVVPVEE
- a CDS encoding TolB family protein; amino-acid sequence: MKRIVHFFPFSLGLGVLFAAGTTRVSAAPAGQFEDHRDIGSVGKPGSVDYDPTRQTYLIAGGGENMWFTNDALHFVWKKMSGDVSLAADIGWIGTGGNAHRKACLLIRQSLDPDSPYADAVVHGVGLTSLQYRETPGGPTREIQSNVSAPHRIRIEKEGNYVSMSVAGEGETLHPAGGSFKIRFSEPFYVGLGVCAHDNNALEKASFSNVEITSGKSNSADKPVLESTLETIAIASKDRRVVFHTRDHIEAPNWSRDGNFLLFNRAGHICKLPVDGGEPQLLDTGFATRCNNDHGLSPDGTQLAISDQSQERKSLIYVLPAGGGTPRRITKLGPSYWHGWSPDGKTLAFCGERNGEFDIYTIPAAGGEEKRLTTATGLDDGPDYSPDGQYIYFNSERTGRMQIWRMKADGSDQRQITSDDGNNWFPHPSPDGKWIAFLTYESDVKGHPENKDVMLRLMPAGGGEIQVLAKLFGGQGTINVSSWSPDSRKLAFVSYRLVAP